From the genome of Candidatus Aminicenantes bacterium, one region includes:
- a CDS encoding porin, with translation MKTNKAIFLLAWALPALGLIASAQDKAAASAVTAAEPLKISGYAQVLSTTQSAGVDGLSVRRVRLALAGEISKTIKIKAEIDALKSPALIDAQIDWTPAAAAGLRIGQFKVPFSLENMTSTSDLDWINLAQAVSKLVPGQDNSSNGRDIGLALTGKASLFEYYLGVFNGAGINKADTNDQKDIAARLVVRPLSGLALGASLYNGCHSATAGAAPVTRDRAGFEAAWVSPTLSLKAELIRAADAAIHKQGWYAQAGYFVLPKKIQALIRFDSLDVNRDQATDRVDIASAGLTWFIVGKTKIQVNYEHTRNEAGAVLNRAFLVKLQIGY, from the coding sequence ATGAAGACGAACAAAGCGATTTTTCTTCTCGCCTGGGCCCTCCCCGCTTTGGGGCTGATCGCCTCCGCCCAGGATAAAGCCGCCGCGTCCGCCGTGACGGCGGCCGAGCCGCTGAAGATTTCCGGGTACGCGCAGGTTTTGTCGACCACTCAGAGCGCCGGGGTGGACGGTCTCTCCGTCCGCCGGGTGCGTTTGGCCCTGGCCGGCGAGATCTCCAAGACGATCAAGATCAAGGCCGAGATCGATGCCCTCAAGAGTCCGGCCCTCATCGATGCCCAGATCGATTGGACGCCTGCGGCCGCCGCGGGGCTGCGGATCGGCCAGTTCAAGGTCCCGTTCAGCCTGGAAAACATGACCTCGACTTCGGATCTCGATTGGATCAACCTGGCCCAGGCGGTCTCGAAGCTCGTCCCCGGCCAGGACAATTCGTCCAACGGCCGCGACATCGGCCTTGCCCTGACCGGCAAGGCTTCGCTGTTCGAATACTATCTCGGCGTCTTCAACGGCGCCGGGATCAACAAGGCCGACACCAACGACCAGAAAGACATCGCCGCGCGGCTCGTCGTCCGCCCCCTTTCCGGTCTCGCGCTGGGCGCCTCCCTTTATAACGGGTGCCATTCGGCGACCGCCGGAGCCGCCCCCGTCACCCGGGATCGGGCCGGCTTCGAGGCCGCCTGGGTTTCGCCGACGCTCTCCCTCAAAGCCGAGCTCATCCGGGCCGCCGATGCGGCGATTCATAAGCAGGGCTGGTACGCCCAGGCCGGATATTTCGTCCTGCCCAAGAAAATCCAAGCCTTGATCCGGTTCGATTCTTTGGACGTCAACCGCGACCAAGCGACCGATCGAGTCGATATCGCCTCCGCCGGCCTGACCTGGTTCATCGTCGGCAAGACCAAGATCCAAGTCAATTACGAGCACACTCGCAACGAGGCGGGCGCGGTGCTGAATCGCGCCTTCCTGGTCAAGCTGCAGATCGGATACTGA